The DNA window ATATATAAAGGCTTGTAAATCAAATTGCAAGCCTTATTTATTTTTTATTTAGTATATTTGCAGCGTCCAATAGAAATTACAATCTATTATTTCCATACAAGCCTGTAGAAAATTTAAAAACACATTATTAAAAGGTTTTTCTCCACTCTTCTCCATATTTGTATTAAATTTATACAAAACTAAAACTTCCGTTGTAGAATAAATGGAAGGAAAATTGATGGGTTTTTACCAGTGAACTAAACTTTAAGATTTAAAAATCTCACGATTATTCGGTATTTTTTAAATCATTCTGATTGAAATGATCAGAATTAAAATTAACTAATTACAAATTAAAATGGCAAAAAAAAGAAAATATATAAGTCAGAAAAACGAACATAAACTAAAGGAAATCGGAAAACTGATCCTTAGATTTATGAATGAAAATTCCACAAAAGTCTATAATTATAAGCAGATTTCAGACGGAATAGATTATAAGAATCCAAGACAGAGAGAACTTGTGATTCAGGCACTGCACAGATTGCAGGCTGCCGAAAGAATAAAAGAAGCCGAAAAAGGAAAATACGTTCTTAACCTTAATATTAAAGGAACATTAACAGGAATTATCGATTTCAACCAGTCCGGTAATGCTTATGTAAATGTGGAAGGTCTTGAAGATGATATTTTTATACACTCAAAGAATGTAAAAGATGCTTTGCAGGGCGATAAAGTATTAATTGTAACCTACACTTACAAAGGTAAAAAGCTGGAAGGCTCTGTTCTTGAAGTTCTGGAAAGAACGAGAACAGAATTCGTGGGAACTTTGCAAATCGTTCCTCATAAAGATTTTGGTTTTGTGGTTTGCGACAAAAAGACCATTAATACCGATATTTTTGTTCCAAAACCTAAATTCGGAGGTGCGGAAGACGGCAATAAAGTAATTGTAAAAATGACGGAATGGAGACCGGGAGATAAAAATCCGGAAGGAGAAATTATCCAGGTTTTAGGAGCTCCCGGAGAACATGAAACGGAGATCCACTCTATTCTTGCGGAATACGGACTGCCGTACGAATTCCCTGAAGAAGTGGAAAGAGATGCAGATAAAATAGACAGAAGCATCAATGAAGAAGAAGTTGCAAAAAGATGGGATATGCGTGGAATTACAACCTTCACCATCGACCCGAAAGATGCAAAAGATTTTGATGATGCTTTATCCATCAGAAAATTAGACAACGGAAACTGGGAAATCGGAGTTCATATTGCGGATGTTTCGCATTATGTGGTTCCGGGAACAATTCTGGATGATGAAGCTTACCAGAGAGCCACATCAGTATATCTGGTAGACCGTGTTGTACCGATGCTTCCGGAAGTATTAAGTAATGATGTCTGTTCGCTGCGTCCGCACGAAGATAAATTCACTTTTTCAGCCGTTTTTGAGCTGAATGACAAAGCTGAAATCAAAAAACAGTGGTTCGGAAGAACGGTAATTCATTCAGACAGACGATTTACGTACGAAGAAGCACAGGAAAGAATTGAAGGAAAAGACGGCGATTTTAAAGAAGAAATACTCGTTTTGGATCAACTGGCAAAAATCATGCGTCAGAAAAGAATCAAAGACGGAGCGATTACTTTCGACAGAAGTGAAGTACGGTTCAACTTGGATGAAAACAATGAGCCTGTTGGAGTTTACTTTAAAATAAGCAAAGATTCCAATCATTTAATCGAAGAATTTATGCTGTTGGCGAATAAAAAAGTATCGGAATTTGTTTCTCTGAACAAAAGAGGGGAAATTTCACAGAATACCTTTATTTACAGGGTTCACGACGATCCGGATCCGGCAAAACTGGAATCTTTGAGAGATTTTGTGTCGACTTTCGGATATAAAATGGACTTGGCAAATACCAAAAAAGTAGCGGAATCTTTAAATAAATTACTGCACGATGTAAAAGGAAAAGGCGAAGAAAATATGATCGAAACTCTGGCGATGCGAAGCATGAGCAAGGCGGTTTATTCTACAGAACCTATCGGTCACTACGGATTGGGATTCGATTATTACAGCCACTTCACCTCTCCTATCCGTCGTTATCCGGATTTAATTGCACACAGATTGTTGCAGCATTATCTTGATGGCGGAAAATCTCCGAACAAGGCAGATCTTGAAGAAAAAGCAAAACACTGCAGTTATATGGAAAGACTGGCGGCAGATGCGGAAAGAGATTCGATAAAATTCATGCAGGTTAAATTTATGGAAAAACATTTGGGAGAAACTTTCAAC is part of the Chryseobacterium indicum genome and encodes:
- the rnr gene encoding ribonuclease R codes for the protein MAKKRKYISQKNEHKLKEIGKLILRFMNENSTKVYNYKQISDGIDYKNPRQRELVIQALHRLQAAERIKEAEKGKYVLNLNIKGTLTGIIDFNQSGNAYVNVEGLEDDIFIHSKNVKDALQGDKVLIVTYTYKGKKLEGSVLEVLERTRTEFVGTLQIVPHKDFGFVVCDKKTINTDIFVPKPKFGGAEDGNKVIVKMTEWRPGDKNPEGEIIQVLGAPGEHETEIHSILAEYGLPYEFPEEVERDADKIDRSINEEEVAKRWDMRGITTFTIDPKDAKDFDDALSIRKLDNGNWEIGVHIADVSHYVVPGTILDDEAYQRATSVYLVDRVVPMLPEVLSNDVCSLRPHEDKFTFSAVFELNDKAEIKKQWFGRTVIHSDRRFTYEEAQERIEGKDGDFKEEILVLDQLAKIMRQKRIKDGAITFDRSEVRFNLDENNEPVGVYFKISKDSNHLIEEFMLLANKKVSEFVSLNKRGEISQNTFIYRVHDDPDPAKLESLRDFVSTFGYKMDLANTKKVAESLNKLLHDVKGKGEENMIETLAMRSMSKAVYSTEPIGHYGLGFDYYSHFTSPIRRYPDLIAHRLLQHYLDGGKSPNKADLEEKAKHCSYMERLAADAERDSIKFMQVKFMEKHLGETFNGVISGVAEFGFWVEIPENGAEGLIKLRDLTDDSYSYDAKTHAVYGNRHGKKYQLGDQVQIKVVKANLIQKQLDFKIVD